Proteins co-encoded in one Arachis hypogaea cultivar Tifrunner chromosome 13, arahy.Tifrunner.gnm2.J5K5, whole genome shotgun sequence genomic window:
- the LOC112736904 gene encoding S-adenosyl-L-methionine:benzoic acid/salicylic acid carboxyl methyltransferase 1, translating into MDRQQVVLHMNPGMGDNSYAHNSIIQNKVMRETKAIVEESIMRLYTIVPIHCFKVADLGCSSGPNALQLVSNVIDIVDTTTSNLNLEPPVFQFLLNDLFGNDFNSIFKSLPQFLESLEEKKGHKLGPCFINATPGTFYKRLFPNGSLHFVHSSFSLHWLSQAPKDLGNKENIHLTRTSSPAMHKAYGEQFQKDFKLFLKLRSQELVPGGGMVLTLIGRDKTREIRTSWSLLGTTLNDMVSENLIEEIKVESFDLPLYDPTIEEAKEVIEDEGSFTLQRLESVALDWGANINEDVVDNNNKLDLNMKAEAITKFVRAPLEPVLKAQFGEEVMDELFRRYKNKIVQLIMEVDILEFPTLVMSLIKNV; encoded by the exons ATGGATAGACAGCAAGTGGTCCTCCACATGAACCCCGGCATGGGAGATAATAGCTATGCTCATAACTCTATCATTCAG AACAAGGTGATGAGGGAGACAAAAGCCATAGTAGAAGAGAGTATCATGAGGTTATATACTATTGTTCCTATTCATTGTTTTAAGGTGGCTGACTTAGGTTGTTCTTCAGGACCAAATGCTCTTCAATTGGTATCTAATGTCATCGACATTGTTGATACTACTACTTCTAACTTGAATCTCGAACCACCGGTTTTTCAATTCCTCTTGAATGATCTATTTGGGAATGATTTCAATAGCATATTTAAATCACTCCCTCAATTCTTGGAAAGcctagaagaaaagaagggacaCAAATTGGGTCCATGTTTTATTAATGCAACTCCAGGGACATTCTACAAGAGGCTATTTCCCAACGGTTCCTTACACTTTGTTCATTCTTCTTTTAGTCTTCATTGGCTTTCTCAG GCTCCAAAGGACTTGGGTAATAAggaaaatatacatttaacaagAACAAGTTCTCCAGCAATGCACAAAGCATATGGTGAACAATTCCAAAAGGACTTTAAACTATTTCTCAAATTACGTTCACAAGAATTGGTGCCTGGAGGTGGGATGGTTCTGACTCTAATTGGAAGAGACAAAACTCGTGAAATCAGAACCTCTTGGAGCCTACTTGGCACAACACTCAATGACATGGTCTCAGAG AATTTGATTGAAGAGATAAAAGTGGAGTCCTTTGATTTACCATTGTATGACCCAACAATAGAGGAAGCTAAAGAAGTAATTGAGGATGAAGGATCTTTCACTCTTCAAAGGTTGGAATCTGTCGCATTGGATTGGGGTGCCAACATAAATGAAGATGTTGTTGATAACAACAATAAACTTGATCTCAATATGAAGGCAGAGGCTATAACTAAATTCGTTAGAGCTCCATTAGAACCTGTTTTGAAAGCACAATTTGGAGAAGAAGTCATGGACGAACTTTTTCGGAGATATAAGAATAAGATTGTCCAATTAATTATGGAGGTCGACATATTAGAATTTCCTACACTAGTAATGTCGTTGATAAAGAATGTTTAA